CCTGCTCCACCTTGGGCGGGTAGCCGCCGACCTGGAGCAGCGCCAGGATGAGCGAGGTGAACTCGTGGCCCATTGGCAGGCCGGCGAAACGGGGGCCGTGGCTCTGGCTGGGCCGGTTGATGGAGAACGAGGGCTTGCGATGGTTGTCGTCGCGGCTCTCGATGACCTTCACCAGCGACGACGACTCCGCCACGTCCTTCAGTAGCGACTGCAGGTCCATCGACGCCTTGCTGTCATCGAGCGAAGCGACGATTTCGACCGGTTGCGTGATGCGGTCGAGATAGCTTTTCAGTTGTGCTTTGGTGCCGGCGTCGAGCATGGTGAACTCACCTCTATGAAATCGGAAGACAGAAATGGAAAGGCCCGGGTGCGAATGCGCCCGGGCCTGGCGCGAACGGGCTGCTTAGATCTTGCCGACCAGGTCGAAGGAAGGCTTGAGCGTCTCGGCCCCCTCGGTCCACTTCGCCGGGCAGACTTCACCCGGATGGGCGGCGACGTACTGGGCAGCCTTCACACGACGCAGCAATTCGGCGGCGTCGCGGCCGATGCCGTTGTCGTGCACCTCGACGGTCTTGATCTTGCCCTCGGGATCGATCACGAAGGTGCCGCGATAGGCAAGGCCGGCGTCTTCGCCTTCCTCGATCAGGACCTGGAAGGCGCGTGCGAGCTGCTGGCTGGGGTCGCCGATCAAGGGGTACTTCACCTTGGCGATGGTGTCGGAGGTGTCATGCCAGGCCTTGTGGGTGAAGTGGGTGTCGGTCGACACGCCGTAGATCTCGACGCCGAGCTTCTGGAATTCGGCGTAGTGGTCGGCCAGGTCGCCGAGTTCGGTCGGGCACACGAAGGTGAAGTCGGCCGGATAGAAGACGACGACGGACCACTTGCCCTTGAAGCTCTCGTTGCTGACCGGGACAAACTTGCCATTGTGATAAGCGGTGGCCTTGAACGGGACGATTTCGGTGTTGATCAGGGACATGTACAGGTTCCTAGGTGAGACAGATGAAAAAGCGAGCCCTCAGTATAACTAATGATTCGAATAAGTTGATAGCAATGAGCTATGGAAAATATTGCGGTGCACTATGAGTCGGTGTGGCACCCGGTCAATGCGAACACCTATCAGCCTCACCCGCATGCAGACCGCTGCAACGTGGGCTCTCTTGCCTCCGCTTGCGCGCCGCTCACACAATCGATGCTTTCAAGAACAAGGAACAAACCATGAAGGGCGATCCTCAAGTCATCGACCATCTGCAGGCGCAGCTGAAGAACGAACTGACCGCGATCAATCAGTATTTCCTGCACTACCGCATGCTCAAGCACTGGGGCTTGGACAAGCTGGCCAAGAAAGAATACGAAGAATCCATCGGCGAGATGAAGCATGCAGACAAGATCATGGATCGCATCTTCATGCTGGACGGGCTGCCGAACCTGCAAGACCTGGCCAAGCTCCGTGTGGGCGAGGACGTCCCCGAAATCCTGCAGTGCGACCTGGCTTCCGAGATGGGCGCTCAGGCCACCATCAAGGACGGCATCGCCCACTGCGAGGCGGTTCGCGACTATGTCTCACGTGATCTCCTGCAAGGGATCCTGGACGACACCGAAGAGCACATCGACTTCCTCGAGACCCAGCTCGATCTGGTCGGCAAGGTCGGCCTGCAGAACTACCTTCAGTCACAGATGGGCGAGGTCCAGTAGGACAGTTCACCACCTCAATCCGGCGGGGCCCACAGGGGCCCCGCTTTTTTTTGGCCATCCCGGCCCTCATAGTTATTGCAAATGCGAGGAATTCGTATTTATAATCGTGTCTCCTACCAACAGCCAGCCAGACTGCCGCCCACCGCCATGATCGTTTGCGTATGTCGCCGAGTGTCTGACCGTGAGATCGCGCGCCACGTGCGGGCCGGGATGACTTTCGACGAAGTGCAATTCGAACTCGGCGTCGCCACCCAGTGCGGCCAATGCGAGAGCTGCGCACGCGACGTAGTCGCACAGTGCAGCGCCTCCCACCCGATCGCCGCGCTCAACCGCGAATCGGAAACGAGTTCGATCCAGCTTGCCAGCGCCATCACGGAAAGCAGGATATGGAACTCTTCTCGGCCCTCGGCATCAGCCTGATCATCGTCAGCGGCTCCGCCTGGTGGATTTTTCATAGGTAACAGCCAGCGGTTTGCCGCACCCGGCGCCTTGGACGGTGTCCGGCACATGAATGTTCGATCGTGTCTGACCGCTTCTCCCCGTCGCCTCCTTCCGTTCTGGGCCTTTCACGCAATGCGCTCATCGCAGGCAGCGTCGTTCTGTTCCATGTTGCGGCGCTCTGGGCGTTGCAGAGCGGCCTGCTGCGGCGGGCCGCCGAGGTGGTCATACCGGTGGAGATCCTGAGCGAATTCATCGAGCCGCCCAAGCCGAAGGAAGTGCCTCCTCCTCCGCCGCCACCACCACCAAAGCCTCGGATCACAAAGGCGCCGCCCCCGCCGCGGCCCCAAGCGATTCGCGAGCCCAAACCCACGCCCGCGCCGAATGCCCCCGTCGGGACGGTCCAGCCTCCCCCGCCACCGGCCCCAATTGCGCCGCCTGCGCCGCCTGCGCCGCCTGCACCGCCCCCCGCTCCGCCGGCACCTCCCGCTGTGCAACTGCCTTCCGCGGATGCGGAGTACGCGCAAAGCTGCAAGCCCAACTACCCCGCCATGAGCAGGCGCCTCGGCGAGCAGGGCAAGGTCATTGTCAAGGTCGTCGTGGGCGCGGATGGTTTGCCCAAGCAGGTCGATATTCGCAAGTCCAGCGGTTTCGACCGCCTGGATGAGGCTGCAAGAGAGGCCA
Above is a window of Variovorax sp. RA8 DNA encoding:
- a CDS encoding energy transducer TonB, coding for MVSDRFSPSPPSVLGLSRNALIAGSVVLFHVAALWALQSGLLRRAAEVVIPVEILSEFIEPPKPKEVPPPPPPPPPKPRITKAPPPPRPQAIREPKPTPAPNAPVGTVQPPPPPAPIAPPAPPAPPAPPPAPPAPPAVQLPSADAEYAQSCKPNYPAMSRRLGEQGKVIVKVVVGADGLPKQVDIRKSSGFDRLDEAAREAMLRCRFSPGKVGGVAQTMSYDAPVNFVLN
- the ahpC gene encoding alkyl hydroperoxide reductase subunit C yields the protein MSLINTEIVPFKATAYHNGKFVPVSNESFKGKWSVVVFYPADFTFVCPTELGDLADHYAEFQKLGVEIYGVSTDTHFTHKAWHDTSDTIAKVKYPLIGDPSQQLARAFQVLIEEGEDAGLAYRGTFVIDPEGKIKTVEVHDNGIGRDAAELLRRVKAAQYVAAHPGEVCPAKWTEGAETLKPSFDLVGKI
- a CDS encoding (2Fe-2S)-binding protein, giving the protein MIVCVCRRVSDREIARHVRAGMTFDEVQFELGVATQCGQCESCARDVVAQCSASHPIAALNRESETSSIQLASAITESRIWNSSRPSASA
- the bfr gene encoding bacterioferritin, giving the protein MKGDPQVIDHLQAQLKNELTAINQYFLHYRMLKHWGLDKLAKKEYEESIGEMKHADKIMDRIFMLDGLPNLQDLAKLRVGEDVPEILQCDLASEMGAQATIKDGIAHCEAVRDYVSRDLLQGILDDTEEHIDFLETQLDLVGKVGLQNYLQSQMGEVQ